cattatatttttatttatttaattactcAGAactacacaacttacagaaaagtaccacaggctaacgctcaaaacggttccaattctaatttatatttttcttccacatttctaaatatatattttttgaattcttAGCCTAGGAATGTAcggtatttttatattttttataaataacttTGAAGCCCACCTGGTTTCTAAGGGAATAAGTCTCCTCAGTCTTGTAAACGCATAATTGACAGCTTCCACCCTTCTTCTTTCCCTCGCATTCCTCTTtgctactccttcttctcctctttccaaCTCGTTTTCGTTTTTCCATATTTCGTCCAAATGCGACTTCATAGCTCTGATGACTAGATTGGTTTactgaaaatataataacaGTTTTCTCAAATTTGCGCTGAtataagaagaaaataattaccATACATAAAACTTAACAAAACAATAATGTATGCCTGTACGATAGAAAATTATAGCTTATTATTCTACACTTTTCAAGTGTTCTTTGTGATAGCATGATACGGTAGTTATCTATCATataacaaacttcatttttcttattgtaGGATACGGTAGTTATCATGATACGGTGATACGGTAGTTATCTATCATATTTataacaaacttcatttttcttattatagGTAGTAGATAGAACCGATCATGAATAtatattgatcattttcaataatataataattaaaaagtaGGCTATGAATAGGTGATACGCTTAAAAAAATCTACAGAATGTCCATATATTTATTTTCCTCCCTATTTGCTATTCTACAAaaactttagtttcaataatttattaaatccTTACCAAAAAGTACatgtttttttctaaaaaatcgctctattat
The window above is part of the Nilaparvata lugens isolate BPH chromosome 12, ASM1435652v1, whole genome shotgun sequence genome. Proteins encoded here:
- the LOC111047848 gene encoding achaete-scute homolog 1b-like; the protein is MKSHLDEIWKNENELERGEEGVAKRNARERRRVEAVNYAFTRLRRLIPLETRGKRVSKVKTLQKAIEYIAELQHLLQLEMETEAGCHEGYCDKYYFNRYNAG